The following coding sequences lie in one Eremothecium sinecaudum strain ATCC 58844 chromosome IV, complete sequence genomic window:
- a CDS encoding gluconokinase (Syntenic homolog of Ashbya gossypii ADR164C; Syntenic homolog of Saccharomyces cerevisiae YDR248C) — MTEKHQCEVTVIFIAGVSGAGKSTVAMRLAARLNVPFVEGDSLHPASNIAKMAAGKPLSDDDRWDWLRDVAAASIAAAKPKDGRVVVTCSSLKRSYRQYLSACVGNGRTIFVFLDLPREVAERRVRERRGHFMGADLIASQYETLELPQSDESWCTAVPCGDGNVEKVIDRIVDALNKMDQSIH; from the coding sequence ATGACTGAAAAACATCAATGCGAGGTAACTGTCATATTTATTGCAGGAGTATCTGGCGCTGGTAAATCTACAGTAGCAATGCGCCTGGCTGCGAGGTTAAACGTGCCATTCGTTGAGGGTGACTCCTTGCACCCCGCCTCCAATATAGCCAAAATGGCTGCAGGAAAGCCGCTAAGTGACGATGATCGTTGGGACTGGTTACGTGATGTTGCTGCCGCTTCAATTGCTGCCGCTAAACCGAAAGATGGTAGAGTCGTGGTCACGTGCTCGTCTCTCAAGCGTAGCTACCGTCAGTACTTAAGTGCCTGTGTTGGGAATGGGCGTACTATATTTGTATTTTTGGATCTGCCTCGAGAGGTTGCGGAGCGCCGTGTGCGTGAACGCCGGGGTCATTTTATGGGTGCTGATTTGATTGCCTCTCAGTACGAAACGTTGGAGCTGCCTCAATCTGACGAATCATGGTGTACGGCGGTTCCCTGCGGGGACGGAAATGTTGAAAAAGTTATTGACAGAATAGTAGATGCCTTAAATAAAATGGACCAGTCCATACATTAA
- the SKS1 gene encoding putative serine/threonine protein kinase SKS1 (Syntenic homolog of Ashbya gossypii ADR163W; Syntenic homolog of Saccharomyces cerevisiae YDR247W (VHS1) and YPL026C (SKS1)): MLANVQINNFKITGQVGSGSYGLVFHAVDMITDGEFAIKAVMKQSGEQDRALNSTSRGDVKRSAILQTQLYHFFKSFQNKVYLPSIDMDSIRRLSKKELAHAPHYQELAMHLTVNSHSNIVTIHQILESSLATFIVMDYYPNDMFTSIVNARHFAGNGLLIKKVFLQLCSALLHCHRNGVYHCDIKPENILFDANDNVYICDFGLSTTSAELPGNVCVGSSYYMAPERMTNNGAEYSPTESGDIWSLGIILINLVCIRNPWMKADRTRDSTFRYFVQDPRILLQILPLSEDLFSIVCSVLHLDPLRRISLPALMESIANCESFTTEGPLAHVDCLSVEQYTRFLEGDLGYKVRYAVNNYYMEDDYEDREQDLSYYTYDGDIEVDIFADEDDIGNENNSQCFYGSTTPESSLAGWYSRQKLPATFAARLQLINYSTSYTTCL; encoded by the coding sequence ATGTTAGCTAATGTACAAATAaataattttaaaataacAGGTCAGGTTGGTTCAGGTTCATACGGGTTAGTTTTTCATGCTGTGGACATGATAACGGATGGTGAGTTTGCAATTAAGGCAGTTATGAAGCAATCCGGTGAGCAAGACCGCGCGCTAAACTCGACTTCGCGGGGCGACGTAAAGCGGTCGGCTATATTGCAAACTCAGCTTTACCACTTTTTCAAATCGTTCCAAAACAAGGTTTACCTGCCTAGTATAGATATGGATTCAATTCGGCGGCTAAGTAAGAAAGAACTTGCACATGCGCCACACTATCAAGAACTGGCAATGCACCTCACAGTGAATTCGCATAGCAATATTGTTACGATTCATCAAATTTTGGAATCAAGTCTGGCTACATTTATCGTCATGGATTATTACCCTAATGACATGTTTACGTCCATTGTGAATGCCCGGCATTTTGCTGGAAATGGACTGCTAATCAAGAAAGTTTTTCTCCAGCTGTGCAGTGCACTTCTGCATTGTCACCGCAATGGTGTTTATCACTGCGATATAAAGCCCGAAAATATCCTTTTTGACGCGAACGATAACGTCTATATCTGTGACTTTGGGTTATCAACCACAAGTGCCGAGCTTCCCGGAAATGTTTGTGTTGGATCTTCTTATTACATGGCGCCTGAACGCATGACGAACAATGGTGCGGAGTACTCGCCAACTGAATCGGGCGATATTTGGTCACTAGGGATAATCCTAATAAATCTGGTCTGTATCCGCAATCCATGGATGAAGGCGGACAGGACTCGCGATAGCACTTTCAGGTATTTTGTTCAGGACCCGCGCATTCTTCTACAGATTCTTCCGTTATCTGAAGACCTCTTTTCAATTGTTTGCTCTGTGTTACATCTCGATCCGCTGCGTCGAATTTCGTTACCGGCACTCATGGAGTCGATTGCCAACTGTGAAAGTTTTACAACTGAGGGCCCTCTAGCGCACGTAGACTGTCTTTCTGTTGAGCAATATACACGCTTCCTCGAGGGCGATCTGGGCTATAAGGTGCGCTACGCGGTCAACAATTACTATATGGAAGATGACTACGAGGATAGAGAACAGGACCTCTCCTACTATACATACGATGGGGATATAGAAGTAGATATATTTGCTGATGAAGATGACATTGGGAATGAAAACAATTCCCAATGCTTCTACGGTAGCACTACGCCTGAGAGCTCCCTAGCTGGCTGGTATTCTCGTCAAAAACTCCCTGCCACTTTCGCTGCCAGGCTGCAGCTCATAAATTATAGTACGTCATACACCACTTGTTTATAG
- the ERG11 gene encoding sterol 14-demethylase (Syntenic homolog of Ashbya gossypii ADR162W; Syntenic homolog of Saccharomyces cerevisiae YHR007C (ERG11)): protein MSESIVQNFAAYVQAAIYYFLALPFTQQISIIVIIPFLYSLAWQFTQSLRKDRVPMVPYYVPWVGSAVAYGTRPYEFFAECQQKYGDAFSFMLLGKVMTVYLGTKGHEFILNAKLADVSAEAAYTKLTTPVFGEGVIYDCPNSRLMEQKKFCKNALSVEAFRKYVPIVEEEVRNYLNTSKHLQLESKDEGDIDVMETQPEMTIFTASRTLLGEELRAKLNTSFAHLYADLDKGFTPLNFVFSYLPLDNFRKRDNAQKIISSTYLELITKRRKSNDIQDRDLIDALLKSSTYKDGVRMTDKEIAHLLIGVLMGGQHTSAATSAWMMLHLAERPDLQQELYEEQMRVLEGGKKELTYDLLQEMPLCNQVIKETLRMHHPLHSLFREVTNDMPVPNTQYIVPKGHYVLASPGFSQLSDEYFPNAKEFNPHRWESESTPVADGAQVDYGFGAISKGVSSPYLPFGGGRHRCIGEGFAYMQLGTILSVLVRTMTWSLPPHMKAIPKPDFASMVTLPKPPACIHWEKRVSH from the coding sequence ATGTCAGAATCTATAGTGCAAAATTTTGCAGCTTATGTGCAAGCTGCAATATATTACTTCCTGGCGTTGCCTTTCACGCAGCAGATATCTATTATTGTTATCATTCCATTCCTTTACTCTCTTGCATGGCAGTTCACGCAATCTTTGCGTAAGGATAGAGTACCTATGGTTCCATACTACGTTCCATGGGTTGGTTCGGCAGTGGCATATGGTACCAGGCCATACGAGTTTTTCGCAGAGTGTCAACAGAAGTACGGTGATGCGTTCTCTTTTATGCTGTTAGGAAAGGTTATGACTGTTTACTTGGGTACTAAAGGCCATGAGTTCATTTTAAATGCCAAGCTTGCGGATGTTTCTGCAGAAGCAGCTTATACAAAGCTTACCACTCCAGTTTTTGGTGAAGGTGTGATCTACGATTGTCCTAACTCCAGACTGATGGAGCAAAAGAAGTTTTGTAAAAACGCTCTTTCTGTCGAGGCTTTTAGAAAATACGTTCCGATTGTTGAGGAAGAGGTCAGGAACTATTTAAACACTTCTAAACACTTGCAGCTCGAGTCAAAGGACGAGGGTGATATCGATGTTATGGAAACGCAGCCTGAGATGACTATTTTTACCGCTTCTCGTACTTTGCTCGGGGAAGAGTTGAGAGCTAAGTTGAACACCAGTTTTGCCCACTTATATGCCGACCTGGACAAAGGGTTTACACCTTTGAACTTTGTATTCTCTTACCTGCCTTTGGATAACTTCCGTAAGAGGGACAATGCTCAAAAAATCATTTCTTCTACATACTTGGAACTGATCACTAAAAGACGGAAGTCCAACGATATTCAAGATCGTGACTTGATAGATGCCCTTCTAAAGTCTTCTACCTACAAGGATGGTGTCCGGATGACCGACAAAGAGATTGCTCATCTGTTGATCGGTGTGCTTATGGGTGGTCAGCACACCTCCGCCGCAACCTCAGCCTGGATGATGCTCCATCTCGCGGAAAGACCAGATCTACAGCAAGAGCTTTATGAAGAACAAATGCGTGTTCTAGAAGGCGGCAAAAAAGAACTCACCTACGACTTGCTACAAGAAATGCCCTTATGCAACCAAGTTATCAAGGAAACCCTAAGGATGCACCATCCTTTGCATTCCTTGTTCCGTGAGGTAACAAACGATATGCCCGTCCCAAATACCCAATATATTGTTCCAAAGGGCCACTACGTTTTGGCTTCGCCAGGTTTCTCCCAGCTCTCCGACGAATATTTCCCCAACGCTAAGGAATTCAACCCTCACAGATGGGAGTCCGAATCTACCCCCGTTGCTGACGGAGCACAGGTTGACTACGGTTTTGGTGCTATCTCTAAAGGAGTTTCCTCCCCCTACTTACCCTTCGGTGGTGGAAGACATAGATGTATTGGTGAAGGATTCGCCTACATGCAGCTGGGCACAATTCTATCTGTATTAGTAAGAACAATGACTTGGAGCCTCCCACCACACATGAAGGCTATTCCAAAGCCTGACTTCGCATCGATGGTTACCCTCCCCAAACCACCAGCATGTATACACTGGGAAAAGCGGGTCAGCCACTGA
- the RMT2 gene encoding protein-arginine N5-methyltransferase (Syntenic homolog of Ashbya gossypii ADR161W; Syntenic homolog of Saccharomyces cerevisiae YDR465C (RMT2)): MSSLHHLLTFPERPITSEAYVPEVTRLLKSGIPATYTLEQAAAHEQGDKDDSLDETSNTTPLHILARSLPDAGTLQDAETDVLLELMDVLFQFGAGWNFLDYENKHVGDLLLERGYKQGHKLYERIVEAGVSAELLLRKVNGSQVEFLSPDEVMQPEDDATERVSAQPAEQPAAEDATAADQQTYLKTELEYTDSALLTKENRDGVMMDWETDIMKLAAKSLVKNRDPQEDCSVLNIGFGMGIIDSFIQEHKPDHHYICEAHPDVLAKMKQDGWYEKPGVTILEGRWQDSLNRLLDDGSVFFDGIYYDTFSEHYEDMLDLYDVIVGLIKPQGIFSFFNGLGADRPICYDVYRRIVEVDVATYGMDCKYTDIQLSTLPTWDGIKRSYYNCNYYYHPEISFK; the protein is encoded by the coding sequence ATGTCGTCTCTCCATCACTTATTAACTTTCCCTGAGCGCCCAATAACATCCGAGGCATATGTACCTGAAGTCACTCGCCTCTTAAAGTCAGGGATCCCTGCAACCTACACCCTGGAGCAGGCGGCAGCTCATGAACAAGGCGATAAAGACGATAGTTTGGATGAAACCTCCAATACTACCCCCCTGCATATTCTTGCAAGGTCTCTGCCGGATGCTGGAACTCTTCAAGACGCTGAGACAGATGTTCTATTAGAATTGATGGATGTTCTTTTCCAATTTGGTGCCGGCTGGAACTTCCTTGACTACGAAAACAAGCACGTAGGCGACCTTCTTCTAGAAAGAGGCTACAAGCAGGGACACAAGTTATACGAGCGCATTGTCGAAGCTGGTGTCAGCGCTGAGTTGCTGCTACGTAAAGTCAACGGCTCGCAAGTCGAGTTTCTGTCTCCAGATGAGGTAATGCAGCCTGAAGACGATGCTACTGAACGGGTCAGTGCACAACCCGCTGAACAACCAGCTGCTGAAGACGCTACCGCTGCTGACCAGCAAACATACCTCAAAACTGAGCTCGAATACACAGATTCGGCGCTGCTTACGAAGGAAAACAGAGACGGTGTGATGATGGATTGGGAAACAGATATCATGAAATTAGCCGCCAAATCACTTGTCAAAAATAGAGACCCACAAGAGGACTGCTCGGTCCTCAATATCGGATTCGGAATGGGCATTATCGACTCGTTCATTCAGGAGCACAAACCTGACCACCATTATATTTGCGAAGCTCATCCTGATGTTTTAGCCAAAATGAAGCAAGATGGTTGGTACGAAAAACCAGGCGTAACGATCCTAGAAGGCCGCTGGCAGGATTCATTGAATAGACTACTGGATGACGGCTCGGTATTCTTTGATGGCATATACTATGACACATTTAGCGAACACTACGAAGATATGCTAGATTTATATGATGTTATTGTTGGGTTAATTAAACCCCAGGGTATTTTCTCATTTTTCAATGGTCTCGGAGCGGATAGACCTATATGCTACGATGTATATCGCCGCATTGTTGAGGTTGACGTCGCAACGTATGGTATGGACTGTAAATACACTGATATCCAGCTAAGTACATTGCCTACGTGGGATGGGATCAAGAGGTCATACTATAACTGCAACTACTACTATCACCCAGAAATAAGCTTTAAGTGA
- the SOD2 gene encoding superoxide dismutase SOD2 (Syntenic homolog of Ashbya gossypii ADR160W; Syntenic homolog of Saccharomyces cerevisiae YHR008C (SOD2)), which translates to MNAAVALRKAALATSKSGSFVTIAKRTKVTLPDLDWDYHALEPHISGQINEIHHQKHHQTYATGLNTAIDQFSELSVKVGSDANAARQLHALQQNIKFHSGGFQNHCLFWKNLAPTSQGGGEPPTGALATQINSQYGSLDKLVGLTNNKLAGIQGSGWVFLVKNSENGQLDVVQTANQDTVTGNLIPLLAIDAWEHAYYLQYQNKKVDYFKAIWNVINWKEAARRFEAAK; encoded by the coding sequence ATGAACGCTGCTGTCGCTCTTCGCAAGGCTGCTCTTGCAACATCCAAGTCTGGATCTTTTGTAACAATTGCCAAGAGAACTAAAGTTACCTTGCCTGATCTTGACTGGGATTACCATGCTCTAGAACCTCATATCTCCGGTCAGATCAATGAAATTCACCACCAAAAACACCACCAAACCTATGCTACTGGTTTGAACACTGCTATTGACCAATTCAGTGAACTTTCTGTTAAAGTTGGATCAGATGCAAACGCTGCTAGGCAATTGCACGCTTTGCAACAAAACATTAAATTTCACAGCGGAGGATTCCAAAACCACTGCTTGTTCTGGAAGAACTTGGCCCCTACCTCTCAGGGTGGTGGTGAACCACCAACTGGTGCTCTAGCAACCCAAATCAACTCTCAATATGGCTCTTTAGACAAATTGGTGGGATTGACAAACAACAAGTTGGCAGGTATCCAAGGTTCTGGCTGGGTGTTCCTAGTTAAGAACAGCGAAAATGGCCAACTGGATGTTGTCCAAACTGCTAACCAAGATACCGTTACTGGTAATTTGATTCCTTTACTTGCTATTGATGCTTGGGAACATGCTTACTACTTGCAATATCAGAACAAGAAGGTCGATTACTTCAAGGCTATATGGAACGTGATCAACTGGAAAGAAGCTGCACGCCGTTTCGAAGCCGCTAAATAG
- the BUD16 gene encoding putative pyridoxal kinase BUD16 (Syntenic homolog of Ashbya gossypii AEL076C; Syntenic homolog of Saccharomyces cerevisiae YEL029C (BUD16)) yields the protein MPRLLSTQSHVVHGYVGNKAATFPLQCRGWDVDCVNSVQLSCHTGYNQDNVRGHVVDEEELRVVFEGIERLIKGEPHVKYDALLSGYLPSKDSVSMVAQYYMSLKKQRPDLLWLLDPVMGDEGQLYVEENVIPEYRKLVRSGFVDAIVPNHYELELLSGGTISNLKEVLQTIDELHNHVKIIIVTSLSSAILDDKEHVYCVASVAGTEKQRVCFKVPIIDAHFTGTGDLFSALIIDSLHRFLSDKCADIKQTVNHVLNVIHKVLTVTIESYRQRELIGAGCNSESLGLELKLIECRDDFESEYDPVSLVDYTYELQGTGDLQ from the coding sequence ATGCCTAGGCTATTATCAACACAATCTCATGTGGTTCATGGTTACGTGGGCAACAAAGCAGCAACATTTCCACTGCAGTGTAGAGGCTGGGACGTGGATTGCGTGAATTCCGTGCAGCTTTCATGCCATACTGGCTACAATCAAGATAATGTGCGTGGTCACGTGGTAGATGAAGAGGAATTGAGGGTGGTCTTTGAAGGAATTGAGCGACTAATTAAAGGCGAACCTCATGTTAAATATGATGCGTTATTGTCGGGCTATTTACCTTCGAAGGACTCAGTGTCAATGGTTGCACAATATTACATGTCTCTTAAGAAGCAGCGACCCGACCTCCTATGGCTACTAGATCCAGTAATGGGCGATGAGGGCCAGCTATATGTCGAAGAAAACGTCATTCCAGAGTATAGAAAACTCGTCCGATCTGGATTTGTTGATGCCATCGTGCCTAACCATTATGAATTGGAACTGCTTTCTGGTGGGACAATATCCAACCTCAAAGAAGTGCTACAGACAATAGATGAACTTCACAATCACGTGAAAATAATTATAGTGACATCATTATCGTCCGCTATTTTAGATGACAAGGAACACGTTTACTGTGTAGCTTCAGTAGCTGGCACTGAAAAACAACGGGTATGTTTCAAAGTTCCTATAATTGATGCTCATTTTACAGGTACTGGAGACCTTTTTTCTGCTCTCATCATTGATAGCTTGCATCGGTTTCTATCGGACAAATGCGCCGATATCAAACAAACAGTAAATCACGTGCTCAATGTCATACATAAGGTGTTAACCGTCACAATAGAGTCTTATCGCCAAAGGGAACTGATCGGTGCTGGGTGCAATAGCGAGTCGCTAGGGTTGGAATTGAAGCTCATCGAATGCCGTGATGACTTTGAGTCTGAATATGATCCTGTATCCTTAGTGGATTATACATATGAACTCCAAGGTACTGGTGATCTGCAGTAA